In Rahnella sikkimica, the following are encoded in one genomic region:
- the yeiB gene encoding DUF418 domain-containing protein YeiB has product MRSRIATLDFARGLAIFGILLLNISAFGLPKAAYMNPAYAGLPSSSDTWTWAVLDAVAQGKFLMMFAMLFGGGLYLLLPRGKHWIQSRLSILLLCGLIHATLFWDGDILLSYGLIGLVCWRMVREGRSSQSLVSTGIILYLIGVAVLAILGVISSPKAGSFWLPGPAEIQYEQYWRLKGGWEAIQNRLDLLSSSLLAIGAQYGWELAGAMLIGSGLMRSGWLKGEFSERHYRKVAAALLPLSLLIQIPAIYLQWKSGWDYRWSGFLMQVPREIGSLMQAVSYLALCYGFWSVISRWRVVHWISQVGRMALTNYLLQTLICTTFFNFFGFFLHFDRLQLLALVPLVWMCNLLVTLLWLRYFRQGPLEWLWRKLTIKASGVEVKTA; this is encoded by the coding sequence GTGCGCTCACGTATTGCCACACTCGATTTTGCCCGTGGCCTGGCCATTTTTGGCATTCTTCTGCTCAACATCAGCGCGTTCGGCTTACCGAAAGCTGCCTATATGAACCCGGCCTACGCCGGTCTTCCCTCATCTTCTGATACCTGGACCTGGGCGGTGCTCGACGCCGTGGCACAGGGAAAATTCCTGATGATGTTCGCCATGCTGTTTGGCGGCGGTTTATATTTACTGCTGCCGCGCGGCAAACACTGGATCCAGTCGCGTCTTTCGATTTTATTATTGTGCGGCCTGATCCACGCCACGTTGTTTTGGGATGGCGATATTCTGCTGTCCTACGGCCTGATTGGTCTGGTGTGCTGGCGTATGGTGAGGGAAGGGCGCAGCAGTCAGTCGCTGGTTTCGACGGGGATCATTTTGTACCTCATCGGTGTGGCGGTGCTGGCGATTCTGGGCGTGATTTCGTCGCCCAAAGCGGGGAGTTTCTGGCTGCCGGGACCGGCTGAAATTCAGTATGAGCAATACTGGCGGCTGAAAGGCGGCTGGGAAGCCATTCAGAACCGGTTGGATCTCCTGTCATCCAGTCTGCTGGCGATTGGCGCGCAATACGGCTGGGAACTGGCGGGTGCAATGCTTATCGGCTCCGGGCTGATGCGCAGCGGCTGGCTAAAAGGTGAATTCAGCGAGCGGCATTACCGCAAAGTGGCGGCGGCACTGTTACCGCTTTCATTGCTGATACAAATTCCGGCGATTTACCTGCAATGGAAGAGTGGCTGGGACTACCGCTGGAGCGGTTTTTTGATGCAGGTTCCGCGTGAAATTGGCTCGCTGATGCAGGCGGTCAGCTATCTGGCGCTGTGTTATGGCTTCTGGTCGGTAATTTCCCGCTGGCGGGTGGTGCACTGGATTTCTCAGGTCGGGCGGATGGCGCTGACCAATTACCTGTTACAGACGCTGATCTGCACCACATTCTTCAACTTTTTCGGCTTCTTCCTGCACTTCGACCGGCTGCAATTGCTGGCGCTGGTGCCGCTGGTCTGGATGTGTAATCTGCTGGTGACGCTGCTGTGGCTGCGTTATTTCCGTCAGGGGCCGCTGGAATGGTTATGGCGAAAACTGACCATTAAAGCCTCGGGTGTTGAGGTGAAAACAGCCTGA
- the galS gene encoding HTH-type transcriptional regulator GalS produces the protein MVTIRDVARLAGVSVATVSRVLNNPSIASKEAREQVLQAVATLGYRPNANAQALATQSSDTIGVVVMDVSDPFFGALVKAVDTVAQQHQKYVLIGNSYHIAEKERHAIEVLIRQRCNALIVHSKALGDDELSHFMDQVSGMVLINRVIPGYEHRCVWLNNVSGAEMATRLLLSQGHQRIGYIGSSHGIEDDVQRYQGYLQAMTQAHHSAVAPPASWRAQSSPDLQGGEAAMVELLGRNLHLSAVFTYNDSMAAGAMAVLKENGINIPDDFSLVGFDDIPIARYTSPKMTTVRYPIVSMATLATELALKGAAEQLAMGVSHCFMPTLVRRHSVAPWQNVAPVTF, from the coding sequence ATGGTCACAATTCGTGATGTCGCCCGTCTGGCTGGCGTGTCTGTCGCCACGGTTTCCCGCGTTCTGAACAATCCGTCTATCGCCAGTAAAGAAGCCCGCGAGCAGGTCTTGCAGGCCGTTGCGACGCTGGGATACCGGCCTAACGCCAACGCGCAGGCGCTGGCAACGCAAAGCAGCGACACCATCGGCGTGGTGGTGATGGACGTTTCCGACCCCTTTTTTGGCGCGCTGGTCAAAGCGGTGGATACCGTCGCCCAGCAGCATCAGAAGTACGTTTTGATAGGTAACAGCTATCACATTGCCGAAAAAGAAAGGCACGCCATTGAAGTATTGATTCGTCAGCGCTGTAACGCGCTGATTGTGCACTCCAAAGCCCTCGGTGATGACGAGCTTTCGCATTTTATGGATCAGGTTTCCGGCATGGTGCTGATTAACCGGGTGATCCCGGGCTACGAGCATCGCTGTGTGTGGCTCAATAACGTCAGCGGCGCTGAAATGGCCACGCGTTTGCTGCTGTCTCAGGGACATCAGCGCATCGGTTACATCGGCTCGAGCCACGGCATAGAAGATGATGTGCAGCGTTATCAGGGGTATTTACAGGCCATGACGCAGGCACATCATTCTGCCGTTGCGCCACCGGCAAGCTGGCGTGCGCAAAGCTCCCCGGATTTGCAGGGTGGCGAAGCGGCGATGGTGGAGCTTCTTGGGCGCAATCTGCATCTCAGCGCGGTCTTCACGTACAACGATTCAATGGCGGCGGGCGCGATGGCGGTGTTGAAAGAAAACGGAATTAATATTCCTGACGATTTCTCACTGGTGGGTTTTGACGATATCCCGATTGCCCGCTACACCAGCCCGAAAATGACGACGGTGCGTTACCCGATTGTTTCAATGGCGACGCTTGCCACTGAGCTGGCATTAAAAGGTGCGGCAGAACAGCTAGCTATGGGCGTTTCGCACTGTTTTATGCCGACGCTGGTCAGGCGGCATTCTGTGGCACCGTGGCAAAATGTGGCACCCGTCACTTTTTGA